DNA sequence from the Pedobacter schmidteae genome:
TGGACGAACCTATATGTTCAGGGCCATGAAATTGGATCGGAAAGCATTTGGCTACTGGAATTACTATACTTATTACCAAAAAGTTTATCTCAATCCTTATACTGGTAAGGTGGTATTTAAAGAAAATGCCAAAAAGGAATTCTTTACCGTAGTGCTGGCTTTGCATATGAACTTGCTGCTGGGCAATACCGTAGGGCATTTTGTAGTGCGGTGGTCAGTAGTTTGTTTTGCATTGCTGCTGTTGAGTGGTCTGGTATTGTGGTGGCCAAAAAGATGGAAACCTAAGCAGCTTAAAAAAAGTTTTAAAGTGAAATGGAATGCAAAGTTCAGGCGGCTGAATTATGATCTGCACAATGTACTGGGTTTTTACGCCTTGTTGGTGCTGATGGTTATTGCCCTGACAGGTTTGGCCTGGTCGTTTGAGCTCACATCAGATACAAAATCACCAGTTTTATCGGATACTACCAGGACAGATCTGGTAATGCCTGCCGATCTTATCCTGAAGCAAACGCTAACAGCGGCCCCTGCTACTGCTTATTTTTTATATAACTTCCCCTCAGCAAAAAGTGGAACCGTAGGTGTAACTGCTTATCAAAGTGCAGGCTCCTTATATGATAAGTTACAGTACCGGTACGACAGATATACCGGAAAGTTGTTGAAAGCTACCAAACCATTTGCTGAACTTTCGGGTACAGAGCAGTTAAAATCATTAAATTATGATTTACATACCGGTGCGGTGCTGGGCATATGGGGAAAGATTATGGTTTTTATCGCCAGTATTATTGCCGCATCTCTTCCGGTTACCGGATTTCTAATCTGGTGGAAGAAAAAGAAGTGATGGATTTTTTGTACAAACGCAATTAAACCATTTAGTCGCAGATGGTTCTATACGTGTAAATGGCATACACCGTAAAATCCTTAATCCTATGCGTTTAAAAGCTTACTTGATTTGTACCGGCCTCTTAAGCTGTTTGTTGTTGTCGGTAGCCTCCTCATTTGGTCAGGATGCCAAATTGCAGGGTGGAAAAAAGGGGGGCGCCCCCGTACTAATGGAATGGAAAATTGGCGATACGACTAGGAAGGCATTGGTATACCTCCCTCCCGGTGCAAAAACGAACAGCACTCCGGTTATTTTTGCCTTTCATGGACACGGTGGTACCATGTCCAATATGTATACCACCAGACGGTTTGACTTGCTTTGGCCGGAAGCAATATTTATATGTCCTCAGGGCTTAAATACTCCCGGTTCGTTGGTAGATCAGGAAGGCAGATTTCCAGGCTGGCAAAAAGGTCCGGGCGTATTGGACGACCGCGATTTGAAGTTTTTTGATGCCATGCTGGAATACCTGATAAAACATTATAAGGTTGATCAAAGCAGGGTTTATTGTACCGGACATTCTAATGGAGGAGGTTTTACCTACCTGCTTTGGGCCACCCGGGGACCGAAATTTGCTGCTGTTGCACCTACTGCAGCTGTAGCTGGCAAATTGTTGGGCGCGCTAAAACCAAAACCGGTACTGCACTTATTGGGCGAAAATGATGAATTGGTAAAGGCCACATGGCAATGGAGTACTTGCAAAGCCTTGTTAAATTTGAATGGCTGTAATATAGATTCAGGAAAAACCTTCGCTCCCAACGCCAAAATCTATTCCTCAGCTTCGGGTAATCCGGTAGTGATATACCAGCACGCTGGCGGACATAATTATCCGCGGGAAGCAAATAAAGTAATAGTTGATTTTTTTAAGCTAAATTGATAAGAAGCATAAAAGCACAAAAATATTTCCTAATATTGAACAGGGATATAAAGTATGACCTTTTTAAATGGGAACTGATGTCAAACACGATGAAGAATATTGGATGGATGGATTCCGAAAAGGGAATAATCAGGCGTTAGCTCATTTCTTTGACTTTCATTATAAACCCCTCAGTTACTTCGCTACCCGTTTGGTTCAGGATGCCATGGAGGCCGAAGATATTGTGGCCAATTGTTTTGTGAAACTGTGGAAACGGCATGAGCAATTTGAAACAGCTTCCAACATCAAAGCCTTTCTGTACATCAGTTGTCGCAACGCTTGCCTGGATTTTCTGAAACACCTGAAACGTAAAACCGCAGCACAGGAAGAATATTTTAAGCAGTTAGCAGAAAGTGAAGAAAATATCCTTTATCAGATTATTGAAGCAGAATTTTTACAGTTGTTAAATGAGGAAATTCAGCTGCTTCCAGATAAATGTAAGGAGGTTTTTAACCTGATCTATTTTGAGGGAAAGAAAACAGATGAAATTGCGGTGCAGCTTAATCTATCTGTAAAAACTGTGCGTAACCATAAAGCCAGGGCGGTTGCATTGCTCAAAACGGCTTTTCTTAAAGACCACATGACAGAAGGTCTATACCTGGCCTTGTTGCTTTTTTTACAAAACCGATAAAAAAATAAAATTCTTTTGGGCGTTTCGTCGTGCACTGTCGTTTCTATATCATAACAGCAGCCCGTAGGGCTTAAATCAGTTGTAATTATTTGCACCATGTTTGAAAAAGAATTTAATATCTCCTTATTAATTGCACTACATCTCCGTGGAGCGTTAACTGAACAGCAACAAGCTGATTTGAATGCCTGGCTGCAGGCTTCGGAGGCCAACAGGACGTTTTTTAAGGAGCTCATTAATGAACAGAATGTGGCAGCTAAGGTGATGCAATTTAATACACCTGATAAGGCATCCATCTGGAATAAAACGCTTCAAGGCATGGCCGTGACTCAGGAGGAATCCAGTCCTGCTGAAAGCCTTCAGGAAGAACAGACACCTCGTGTTAAAATATACCGCTTAACCAGGTATGTGGCCATTGCTGCGGTGTTGTTAATGGTAGTTGCTGCTGGTATTATCCTATTTAATAAGAACGCAGCTCTCGATCCGGCAGCTCATGTCAGCCATGCAGGTCTTGTTGTACCAGGTGGAAATAAAGCTTATCTGACTTTGGCGGATGGAAAGGTCATCAGCCTTACCGATGCCGGAAAAGGGCAGTTGGCCGAACAGGCAGGAATCAGCATCAGGAAAACAGCCGATGGGCAAGTCGTTTATCAGGCCGAAAAGCAGGAAGCAGATGCTGCTGGTAAAACCAATACGGTGACCACACCTCGAGGCGGACAATACCAGATTGTATTGCCAGATGGTACGCGGGTATGGTTAAATGCAGCATCGACGCTTAGTTTTCCTACAGCTTTTGCAGGTTTGAGGAATAGAGTGGTTGAGTTGAAAGGTGAGGCATATTTTGAAGTTGCTAAAGATAAAAGCAAACCATTTATTGTAAAAACCAGTAAGCAGCAGGTTGAAGTATTGGGCACGCATTTCAACATCAATGCCTATGCCAATGAAGAAAATACAAGGACAACGTTGTTAGAAGGTTCGGTTAAGGTGGCCGCTATGGGCTTGTTAAGCCAAAGTGCAGTACTTAAACCCAATCAGCAAGCTATCCTTGCTAACAATACTTTAACTGTAGCAACTGTTGATCCGGAGATGGCAATAGATTGGAAAACTGGTAATTTCTCTTTTAATAAGGAAAGCTTACCAGCTATTATGCGCAAAATATCCCGGTGGTACGATGTGGAAATCGTTTATCAGGACAATTATACCGGAAATGATTTTACAGGAATTGTATCCAGAAAAAAGCAGGTCACAGAAGTACTTGAGCTGTTGGAATTAACTGGTCTGGTGCACTTTAAAATAGAAGGAAGGAGGATTACTGTGATGCCATAATTTTACTTCAAGATTAAGGCCTTTCATATGAGTAAGCCAGAAGCGGTCGTAACGCCTCTGGCTAAAGTAAGGGCCCCATTTAACATTAGCTGGAAACCAACATTAACTAAACCCAAACTTTTCAAATGTATGAAATTATATGCTATATGTGGCGATAAGCGACAGACTTATGCCTTACATAAAATCCTGCGAATAATGAAACTGACCATTTTTTTATTGATCACCGGCTTGCTTCAGGTAAGCGCGGCAGGCTACGCACAACGGATCTCTTTGTCCTATAGAAACGGGAACATTGAAGAGGTCATGCGGCAAATTAGAAAACAATCCGGTTACGATTTTTTATACAGTAACCAGGAGTTGAAAGATGCTAAACCTATAACCATTAAGATCAACAACGCAACTATTGAAGAAGCACTGGCCGAGTGCTTCTCCGATCAACCATTTACTTATTCCATCTCTGGCAAAAGTGTGGTGATCAAAAATAAACCGGCTAATACGATGCCCGATCCGGTACCGGTTAAAGGGACGGTGGTTAACGATAAAGGCGAATTGTTGCAAGGGGTAACCGTATCTGTTAAAGGCACTAAAATTAAAGTCATCACCAATGCTAAAGGTGAGTTTAATATCAATATGCCTAATAGAAACAGCATATTGGTATTCTCTTGCATTGGCTATGGCGATCAGGAAATTGGGACAATAACGACCAGAACACTTGCTGTAAAGCTCAATATTGTAGCCGCTAAACTTATTGAAGTGCAGGTTGTGGGCTACGGAGTGATAGAGAAAAGAAGCAATACCGGTGCGGTAGCAACCGTAAAGCCTAACGTCTTGGGCGCACTAGCCAACAATCTGGATAATGCTCTGGTAGGTAAAATGGCTGGTGTACAGGTGATGCCTTCCTCTGGCATACCAGGATCGGCTTCTGCGATCACCGTAAGAGGAGTTACCAGTATCAACGGGAAAGGAAACTCGCCATTGATTGTGA
Encoded proteins:
- a CDS encoding FecR family protein, whose translation is MFEKEFNISLLIALHLRGALTEQQQADLNAWLQASEANRTFFKELINEQNVAAKVMQFNTPDKASIWNKTLQGMAVTQEESSPAESLQEEQTPRVKIYRLTRYVAIAAVLLMVVAAGIILFNKNAALDPAAHVSHAGLVVPGGNKAYLTLADGKVISLTDAGKGQLAEQAGISIRKTADGQVVYQAEKQEADAAGKTNTVTTPRGGQYQIVLPDGTRVWLNAASTLSFPTAFAGLRNRVVELKGEAYFEVAKDKSKPFIVKTSKQQVEVLGTHFNINAYANEENTRTTLLEGSVKVAAMGLLSQSAVLKPNQQAILANNTLTVATVDPEMAIDWKTGNFSFNKESLPAIMRKISRWYDVEIVYQDNYTGNDFTGIVSRKKQVTEVLELLELTGLVHFKIEGRRITVMP
- a CDS encoding PHB depolymerase family esterase, which codes for MRLKAYLICTGLLSCLLLSVASSFGQDAKLQGGKKGGAPVLMEWKIGDTTRKALVYLPPGAKTNSTPVIFAFHGHGGTMSNMYTTRRFDLLWPEAIFICPQGLNTPGSLVDQEGRFPGWQKGPGVLDDRDLKFFDAMLEYLIKHYKVDQSRVYCTGHSNGGGFTYLLWATRGPKFAAVAPTAAVAGKLLGALKPKPVLHLLGENDELVKATWQWSTCKALLNLNGCNIDSGKTFAPNAKIYSSASGNPVVIYQHAGGHNYPREANKVIVDFFKLN
- a CDS encoding RNA polymerase sigma-70 factor; its protein translation is MGTDVKHDEEYWMDGFRKGNNQALAHFFDFHYKPLSYFATRLVQDAMEAEDIVANCFVKLWKRHEQFETASNIKAFLYISCRNACLDFLKHLKRKTAAQEEYFKQLAESEENILYQIIEAEFLQLLNEEIQLLPDKCKEVFNLIYFEGKKTDEIAVQLNLSVKTVRNHKARAVALLKTAFLKDHMTEGLYLALLLFLQNR
- a CDS encoding PepSY domain-containing protein, with amino-acid sequence MKIKEIIRQIHLWLGLASGLVVFILGLTGAIYTFEKELKGVFYRDRLYVDVPANGQRLPLSTLLPIAEKALGKERKISRGELSQKAGRTYMFRAMKLDRKAFGYWNYYTYYQKVYLNPYTGKVVFKENAKKEFFTVVLALHMNLLLGNTVGHFVVRWSVVCFALLLLSGLVLWWPKRWKPKQLKKSFKVKWNAKFRRLNYDLHNVLGFYALLVLMVIALTGLAWSFELTSDTKSPVLSDTTRTDLVMPADLILKQTLTAAPATAYFLYNFPSAKSGTVGVTAYQSAGSLYDKLQYRYDRYTGKLLKATKPFAELSGTEQLKSLNYDLHTGAVLGIWGKIMVFIASIIAASLPVTGFLIWWKKKK